In Nitrosopumilaceae archaeon, the following proteins share a genomic window:
- the dinB gene encoding DNA polymerase IV, protein MEKRIIFHIDFDYFFAQCEELRNPDLKTKPVAVCVFSDRGGDSGAIATANYIARNYGVKSGMPIKFAKKKLESVHNAVFLPTDFEYYAEISQMAMDTIKEFADIFEYVGRDEAYLDVSSRTEGDFDKASHFAQQLKNAVRKSSKLSCTVGISSNKLVAKIASNFKKPDGLTIVSPEKIESFLDPLPIRTIPGIGKKTESVFTDMGLETISQLKNLDVFSLNSKFGRKIGAYIYNAARGIDNEPVSPRQEATQYSRIITLKQDSKEYEFLAKNLEKLCDEIHSTIISDNIIFKSVGIQFAQSDLSNKTKSKTLRNPTSNLDELKKTVMLLLREALEDQQILVRRVGVRVSDLSKISGQDNITRYF, encoded by the coding sequence ATGGAAAAACGCATTATATTTCACATAGATTTTGATTATTTTTTTGCACAGTGTGAAGAATTACGAAATCCAGATCTAAAAACAAAACCAGTAGCAGTTTGTGTATTTTCAGATCGTGGCGGAGATAGCGGCGCAATAGCAACTGCCAATTACATTGCAAGAAACTATGGAGTAAAATCTGGCATGCCGATAAAATTTGCCAAGAAAAAATTAGAATCAGTACACAATGCTGTTTTTCTGCCTACTGATTTTGAATACTATGCAGAGATCTCACAAATGGCAATGGATACAATAAAAGAATTTGCTGATATTTTTGAATATGTAGGAAGAGATGAAGCATACCTTGATGTATCATCAAGAACAGAGGGAGATTTTGACAAGGCATCACATTTTGCACAGCAATTAAAAAATGCAGTTAGAAAGTCATCAAAGCTTTCCTGTACTGTTGGAATATCATCAAACAAGCTTGTAGCAAAAATTGCCTCAAATTTTAAAAAACCAGATGGATTAACTATAGTTTCCCCAGAAAAGATTGAAAGTTTCCTAGATCCCCTTCCAATTAGAACAATTCCAGGAATAGGGAAAAAAACAGAGAGTGTCTTTACAGATATGGGTCTAGAAACAATTTCTCAACTAAAAAATCTAGATGTGTTTTCTCTTAATAGTAAGTTTGGCAGAAAAATTGGCGCATATATTTACAATGCAGCAAGAGGCATTGATAATGAACCTGTTTCTCCAAGGCAAGAAGCAACACAATATAGCAGAATAATCACACTAAAACAGGATTCAAAAGAATATGAGTTTCTGGCAAAAAATTTAGAGAAACTTTGTGATGAGATTCATTCTACAATTATCTCAGATAATATAATTTTCAAATCAGTTGGAATACAGTTTGCCCAGTCAGACCTATCTAACAAAACTAAATCAAAGACTCTAAGAAATCCCACTTCAAATCTTGATGAACTCAAAAAAACTGTCATGTTACTTTTAAGAGAAGCCCTAGAAGACCAACAGATTTTGGTACGAAGAGTTGGAGTTAGAGTATCTGATCTTTCAAAAATATCTGGTCAAGACAACATAACAAGGTATTTCTAA
- a CDS encoding DNA-binding protein, translating into MSRIPNIIFIGKKSIPTYVNATLTQLSVEPVVTIKARGKSIVTAVDVSQMIVKRLNAVGYKVSGVRIFSERMTSLDGKERNVSTIEIDVARP; encoded by the coding sequence GTGAGCCGTATTCCAAACATAATATTCATTGGAAAAAAGTCAATTCCGACTTATGTTAATGCCACACTCACACAACTATCTGTAGAGCCAGTTGTAACTATCAAAGCTCGTGGAAAGAGCATAGTAACAGCTGTAGATGTGTCACAAATGATAGTAAAAAGACTAAACGCGGTAGGCTACAAGGTTAGTGGCGTAAGGATATTTTCAGAAAGGATGACATCACTAGACGGTAAAGAACGAAACGTATCCACAATTGAAATCGACGTTGCTCGCCCCTAA
- a CDS encoding winged helix-turn-helix domain-containing protein — MKYRNRYEIIASILESAKQGITKTKIMYDAFLSYAQMVGYLKYLQEHTLLIFEEETQLYKTTKKGLGFLKLSYELSQVMHFPGSSTEFPK, encoded by the coding sequence ATGAAGTATCGTAATAGATACGAAATTATCGCAAGTATTTTAGAATCTGCAAAACAAGGAATAACAAAAACGAAAATAATGTACGATGCATTTCTCTCTTATGCTCAAATGGTAGGTTATCTGAAATATTTGCAAGAACATACTCTGTTGATATTTGAAGAGGAAACACAACTTTATAAAACGACAAAAAAAGGATTAGGATTTTTGAAGCTCTCATATGAATTGAGTCAAGTGATGCATTTCCCTGGTTCGTCGACAGAATTTCCCAAGTAA
- a CDS encoding Lrp/AsnC ligand binding domain-containing protein: protein METLYILLNCDLGSEVDIINELMKIPEVKEVRGTYGVYDIFVKLQGDSGATLENIITHKIRRITKIRSTVTLTPILTQGGR from the coding sequence GTGGAAACATTATACATACTCCTAAACTGTGATCTTGGTTCAGAAGTAGATATCATAAATGAGTTAATGAAAATTCCAGAAGTAAAAGAAGTACGAGGCACATATGGCGTTTACGACATATTTGTCAAGCTACAAGGTGATTCAGGTGCAACTTTGGAAAATATCATAACTCACAAGATTCGAAGAATAACAAAAATTCGTTCCACTGTAACCTTGACTCCAATTCTTACACAAGGTGGACGATAG
- a CDS encoding tail fiber protein, with product MKKITSILIISAIALVFLIPPPNQAFACGSTPFVGEMCFVGFNFAPQGYAFCNGQLLAISQNTALFSLLGTTYGGNGITTFALPDMQGRVPVGFGQGNGLSPINLGQTGGEETHTLTVSQLPAHSPTLYASTAQANTNDPTGHVLARAWPQMYSTLTNNMVPMNAASSGIIGGNQPFNVRDPYLGVNCIIALNGIFPSRN from the coding sequence ATGAAGAAAATAACTTCTATTCTTATAATATCTGCAATTGCACTTGTCTTTCTAATTCCTCCACCAAACCAGGCCTTTGCCTGTGGTTCCACACCTTTTGTTGGCGAGATGTGTTTTGTGGGCTTTAACTTTGCACCACAAGGATATGCGTTTTGTAATGGACAATTGCTAGCCATATCTCAAAACACTGCACTATTTTCCCTCTTAGGAACGACTTATGGAGGAAATGGAATAACAACATTTGCACTTCCCGATATGCAAGGACGAGTCCCAGTAGGTTTCGGCCAAGGTAATGGACTGTCACCTATAAACTTGGGACAGACGGGAGGAGAAGAAACGCACACACTTACAGTGTCTCAACTGCCTGCACACAGTCCTACATTGTATGCTTCTACTGCACAAGCAAATACAAATGATCCTACAGGACATGTTCTTGCAAGAGCATGGCCCCAGATGTACAGCACCCTGACAAACAATATGGTTCCAATGAATGCTGCCTCAAGTGGCATTATTGGAGGAAATCAACCCTTCAACGTAAGAGACCCATACCTTGGAGTAAATTGCATCATTGCCTTGAATGGAATATTCCCATCTAGAAATTAA
- a CDS encoding PAC2 family protein codes for MASEITIREIKPISIEGGYLIDGFPYAGLANAIATESLTSTIDFELAGVIDSELFMPISIIKDGTPNFPARIFVNNTLKVAVFLSYLTPHESLHRELARAMLNWANQHKCSLILSSSAIKAGSDGPDIMGIASTTEAKKKLNDADIPILQNGTIPGIPGILLNEGVLSKTNVIVLLVKGQDPGPDFRSGAVICTALSKLVPGTSCDLPTLLHEAEIIEQNLKQTEEEAAPIRESMYG; via the coding sequence TTGGCCTCTGAGATCACAATTAGAGAAATAAAACCAATCAGTATAGAAGGAGGGTATCTGATAGATGGTTTCCCATATGCGGGATTAGCAAATGCTATTGCAACAGAATCTTTGACAAGTACTATCGATTTTGAATTAGCAGGTGTAATAGATTCAGAACTTTTTATGCCAATAAGCATAATCAAAGATGGGACACCTAATTTTCCTGCACGAATATTTGTAAATAACACACTAAAGGTAGCAGTTTTCTTATCATATCTAACACCACACGAATCTCTACACAGAGAACTGGCAAGAGCAATGCTAAATTGGGCAAATCAGCACAAGTGCTCTTTAATCCTAAGTAGTTCTGCAATCAAAGCTGGAAGCGATGGTCCAGATATCATGGGGATAGCCAGTACTACAGAAGCTAAAAAGAAACTAAATGATGCAGATATACCAATTTTACAAAATGGTACAATTCCTGGAATTCCTGGAATTTTATTAAATGAAGGAGTATTGTCAAAAACAAATGTGATTGTGCTTCTAGTTAAAGGTCAGGATCCAGGACCTGACTTTAGATCTGGCGCCGTAATCTGTACGGCACTATCGAAACTAGTTCCAGGAACATCTTGTGATTTGCCCACACTTTTACATGAAGCTGAAATAATAGAACAAAATCTCAAACAAACTGAAGAAGAAGCAGCGCCTATAAGGGAATCAATGTACGGATGA
- a CDS encoding LysE family transporter, with amino-acid sequence MVTLVEFAIIVITISLSGVMSPGPLFAANVAYGLKGGIKTGLKMAYGHTVVELPLVVLLGIGAISLTTIPQFREITSIFGALSLFVFAGIQIKSIIKKPSAIFEGKHGPFLAGIILSGLNPFFLIWWFSIGFKLITDAIILYSFLGIGIMFAFHIWMDYAWICSVAFLSSKGKKIISNKKYSIFMIAISGVLVYFGIVFLLQAIH; translated from the coding sequence ATGGTAACACTTGTAGAATTTGCCATCATAGTAATCACGATTTCACTATCAGGCGTAATGTCACCAGGACCCCTTTTTGCAGCCAATGTTGCATACGGCCTAAAGGGCGGAATTAAAACAGGACTAAAAATGGCATACGGTCACACTGTTGTTGAGTTACCACTTGTAGTTTTGCTTGGAATTGGTGCCATATCACTTACTACAATACCACAGTTTAGAGAAATTACATCAATATTTGGTGCGTTAAGTCTTTTTGTTTTTGCAGGAATTCAAATAAAGTCAATCATCAAAAAACCATCCGCTATTTTTGAAGGAAAACACGGTCCATTTCTTGCTGGGATAATTCTCAGTGGGCTAAATCCATTTTTTCTCATTTGGTGGTTTAGCATTGGGTTCAAACTAATCACGGATGCAATAATTCTTTATTCATTTTTAGGAATTGGCATCATGTTTGCATTTCATATATGGATGGATTATGCATGGATTTGTTCAGTTGCTTTTCTATCATCAAAAGGCAAGAAGATAATTTCTAACAAAAAATATAGCATTTTCATGATTGCAATTAGCGGTGTTTTAGTATACTTTGGGATTGTTTTTCTTTTACAAGCAATACATTAA
- a CDS encoding class I tRNA ligase family protein, translated as MLKLFNSFSLEKEDFEPFDKPDVKIFICGPTLYDYTHLGHARIFLTYDLLCRYLQAKGFKTDVLVNMTDINQSVFNKAISQSADYRTLTRFYSDQFVKDLKLLNIVTITRLAHVSDYVENITKHISFFMKNKNAYSANGNIYFDTKTISDYGIISKQSRQQLNLHRMDIGPNKKNQEDILLWNCSEDFGFSWTGDFGDGVPWWHIQDTTVAFENFGTHYDIHGGAKELAYPHHEAHFAQYKALTGMENPVKLWMHVGLVLSNGEKMSKSLGNMVLSRELVEKYGQNLLRIYIFSTHYRDEINYNENDLCNKKPLLEKIYNTKNKTSDSTSQVISDLINEFFVSFEDDFDSTRALGIVDKICTLVLQDESINLQDFEKITGVLGLSV; from the coding sequence ATGCTCAAGTTATTCAATTCCTTTTCTTTAGAGAAAGAAGATTTTGAGCCATTTGATAAACCCGATGTAAAAATATTCATTTGTGGTCCTACACTTTATGATTATACTCATCTAGGACATGCGCGAATCTTTCTTACATATGACTTACTTTGTAGATACCTACAAGCAAAAGGTTTCAAGACAGACGTTCTTGTAAACATGACTGACATAAATCAAAGCGTCTTTAACAAAGCCATATCTCAATCTGCAGATTATAGGACTTTAACACGATTTTATTCTGACCAATTTGTAAAAGACCTAAAGTTGCTAAACATAGTTACCATTACGAGACTTGCACATGTTTCAGATTATGTAGAAAACATAACCAAACATATTTCATTTTTTATGAAAAACAAGAATGCATATTCTGCAAACGGAAATATCTATTTTGACACAAAAACCATATCCGATTATGGAATAATTTCCAAACAATCAAGACAACAACTAAACTTACATAGGATGGATATTGGGCCAAATAAAAAAAACCAAGAGGATATACTACTTTGGAATTGCTCAGAAGATTTTGGATTCTCATGGACAGGAGATTTTGGAGATGGAGTTCCATGGTGGCACATCCAAGACACTACTGTTGCCTTTGAAAATTTTGGCACGCACTATGATATACATGGAGGTGCCAAAGAACTTGCATATCCTCATCACGAGGCACATTTTGCACAATACAAAGCACTGACTGGTATGGAAAATCCGGTAAAACTCTGGATGCATGTTGGTCTTGTGTTATCCAACGGTGAAAAGATGTCAAAGTCACTTGGGAATATGGTTCTTTCTCGTGAACTAGTTGAGAAATACGGCCAGAATTTATTGCGTATCTACATTTTTTCCACACATTATAGGGATGAGATCAATTACAATGAAAACGATCTCTGCAACAAAAAACCATTACTTGAAAAAATTTACAACACTAAAAACAAAACTTCTGACAGTACTTCACAAGTTATTTCTGATTTAATAAATGAATTTTTTGTTTCTTTTGAAGATGATTTTGATTCTACACGTGCACTTGGTATAGTAGATAAAATCTGTACGCTAGTTTTGCAAGATGAGAGCATAAATCTACAAGATTTCGAAAAAATCACAGGTGTGTTGGGTTTGTCTGTATGA
- the artG gene encoding thaumarchaeosortase, whose protein sequence is MQNKSVIYAILILASPTILALAAFPDSFSLSWNQGRGGFLFAMAFIAAELIGLKLVIPKKRLFAIIPLAAIVIIYLVSLEFGLRDYLISVAPHFNVLLKDSWTWMWDFIVMAIFFVASMTILFGKRWIRISPAGPIYTAGTAIILSLDAFFPYDTLGPLQYVVPYLVKFDVFLINSFHLGVASAHANIMLLVGEHGPFALQVFWPSAGVHSIIIYSLVMMAFLLKMNIPRNRKAMYFVLGVIGTIGVNVIRIFSLSLFVLKVSTNVNEFESFHGIAGEIMFLPWLFIFLMIVTSVETKRIKKLEIAKQEHDKNQ, encoded by the coding sequence ATGCAGAATAAAAGTGTCATTTATGCAATCTTGATACTTGCTAGTCCAACAATACTTGCTCTAGCTGCATTTCCTGACTCTTTTAGTCTAAGTTGGAATCAAGGTAGGGGAGGATTTCTTTTTGCAATGGCCTTTATTGCTGCAGAGCTCATTGGTCTAAAACTAGTCATCCCAAAAAAAAGACTGTTTGCTATAATTCCACTAGCTGCAATTGTGATCATATATCTAGTAAGTCTAGAATTTGGTCTGCGTGATTATCTAATTTCTGTCGCACCGCACTTTAATGTTCTACTAAAAGATTCATGGACTTGGATGTGGGATTTTATCGTAATGGCAATTTTCTTTGTTGCATCCATGACGATATTGTTTGGAAAAAGATGGATACGAATATCACCAGCAGGGCCAATATACACAGCTGGCACGGCAATAATTTTGTCACTTGACGCATTCTTTCCGTATGATACACTTGGGCCACTACAATATGTTGTGCCTTATCTAGTAAAATTTGATGTTTTCTTGATAAATTCATTTCATCTAGGTGTTGCAAGTGCACATGCAAATATCATGCTCCTAGTTGGAGAGCATGGCCCATTTGCCCTTCAAGTATTCTGGCCTTCAGCAGGCGTACATAGCATCATAATCTATTCTCTTGTGATGATGGCATTTTTACTCAAAATGAACATTCCAAGAAATAGAAAAGCCATGTACTTTGTACTTGGCGTTATAGGCACGATTGGAGTAAACGTGATTAGAATATTTTCATTATCGCTTTTTGTACTAAAAGTATCTACTAATGTAAATGAATTTGAATCATTTCATGGTATTGCAGGTGAAATAATGTTTCTACCATGGTTGTTCATATTCTTAATGATAGTGACATCTGTGGAAACAAAGCGTATAAAAAAACTTGAGATAGCTAAACAAGAACATGATAAAAATCAATAG